The DNA sequence ACCCGACCGCGCCCCTCGCCCCCTGCCCCGCTGTCGCTGACCGACCGCTCCCTCGCCCCCTGCCCCGCTGTCGCTGACCGACCGCCCCTCGCCCCCTGCCCCGCTGTCGCTGGCCGACCGGCCCCCTGCCCCCGCTGTCGCTCACTGTCCTGTGTTTTTCCCTCGTTAGATGTTGATCGGTTTCGCGGGTCACCTGACCGGTTATAATGGATCCTTCTCCTTCCTGAAGCCCGGGCAGAGTTATGACGGACATTCCTACGTGGGCATGAGAGGGGTGAGCTGTGAGGGGTATTtggggtgatgggggggggctcTTTATCATGGCCGCTCACACCGCTCTTCTCTGTAGTTCTGCGCCTTCCTCGGGGCCTGGCTCCCTCCGTTGGTCTTCCTGGTGGTCCTCCGTCTGTCGCGGTCGGTGGCGGTGGCGCTGATCGCCTCTCTGCTGATCCTCCTGGGTAAGGAGATTCCTGTGTAGGGATCCTCTTCCTTACTTTGCTGCCTCATATTTGGCTTCTAGGGCCTCCGAATTAATGACAgggaaaagtaagtgaaccctttggAAATCCCGGAatt is a window from the Hyla sarda isolate aHylSar1 unplaced genomic scaffold, aHylSar1.hap1 scaffold_1444, whole genome shotgun sequence genome containing:
- the LOC130307921 gene encoding protein O-mannosyl-transferase 2-like, which translates into the protein MVTAGMAALVLGALTVLSFISRFYRLAEPPHVCWDETHFGKMGSYYINRTFFFDVHPPLGKMLIGFAGHLTGYNGSFSFLKPGQSYDGHSYVGMRGFCAFLGAWLPPLVFLVVLRLSRSVAVALIASLLILLGKEIPV